Part of the Arachis hypogaea cultivar Tifrunner chromosome 6, arahy.Tifrunner.gnm2.J5K5, whole genome shotgun sequence genome, agagagagtgttattgtagtctccttatgatagagagaagttgtaattttcaaaaaaagttattcaattgtttccatattttatataaatttctaattttttatctctatattttgctgtgtcatttgtctggtacctaacatTCATTaacctaaattaaaaaaatatatatatacgtatAGCATTTCTATTATAATATTGAGTCTAAACTTTCAGTTTAAAATGTTTGGTCTAACTTAAAATCCGttaagcaacaacaataataataacaaatttttttagtaGGTGATGATCAGGTTATGCTTTTATAGTTTTATGAGAGCAAAATACGGTAAACCTTTAAAAATACCCAGCTCAGTATatgatacaaaaaataatttaaattttttttataaatattaaagacaaaaaattaTAGCCTACTCAAAAAATAAATGATCAATAGTTTCTACCTCACTTATACATAAACAAATATGATTCAAACACCAATATATGATGAAATATgatcataaaataataaaaaataatatataggaTGTTTCTTTAATcagttaaatttaaatttaatttaaacattaacttaattaaaagaatagagagaTTTTTAGTGGTCTTAACAGCAAATAAGAGTGTTTGCTCTATTCTATTTATGTCTTGATATATTAGTAATATATGTCATTTTTATcagagtttaatttaatttattcatgaaaattttacataatcatataattaaattcatatatttagatagttttttaataattaattgttcttataaataattttacataaaaaaatacacagaaattaaatttcaaaatttatctttttttatttctttctaataTTATTAATGTAGTAATGTATCACAATacgaaaaagaaaattattattcttcgataaaattttccaaaaatagtttatttatttatttattattattattctagcAAACGAGGCAAGGGATGTAAACGACATGTCGTTCTGTATGACGTGGCATGAAAACCAGGAAAATTGGTCGTCGTAGACTACAAAACGCACTGTGTGGCACACAATAGCTAAAACTGCAAAAGCATAATAAAATCGCGTTCCGTTCCCTTCCTCACTGCGATTGTTCCAGAAactccaagaagaagaagagcagcAATGGCGTCTTCGTTCATTCAATCCTTCATTGATCCAAAGAAGAACTGGTTCGCCGCTCAGCACATGAAAGCCATCTCCAAGCGCCTCCGCAGATTCGGTTATTATTCCTTCCTCCCAAAACCCTAACCTCCGTTCTCTTTCTACCATTTCCTATTCCACTGATTCAGTGATtcgtaacaaaagaaaaatattaatattctctGTTTTGGAAATGGAATttgattattgttattaattatgttttttaGGTCTGCGGTACGACGATCTGTACGATCCGTATTACGATCTGGATGTGAAGGAGGCACTGAATCGGCTTCCGAAGGAGGTAGTCGACGCGCGCCACCAGCGCCTTAAGCGCGCTATGGACCTTTCCATGAAGCACGAGTACCTCCCTGAAGATCTTcaggttttttcttttcttctttttttgaccAATCCTTTTAATTCTAATTCTAGCTACCCgtgtgttttatttatttatttatttattgttgttgttgtttttgttgttgAGATGGATGGGAATCTTTCAGTAATTCagtattaggttttgatttgTCTTTTAGATTGCCTCAGCGAAATGCTAAGTGTTACAGGGCCTGAGTTTTAGTTAACAACTACAAAAGGAAAACGCTTGAAAAGAACATGGATTTGGATGAATCGTTTCCTTCAGAATCTTCTTAACTGTGATGTTAGAATTGAGTTAGCCAGTTACCTTGTGAGTTTATATTTCTTGTTAATGTACGTAAACTATTTTGTACTAGAAGGGTTGGGAACATGGTTTTAAATTGTGGTTGTGCCGTTATGTAGAGGAGTGTGGAAAATGTGTACAAAATAGTTGCAATTACAGCTGCGATTCCGAGGCAGTGTGGGCACCACAGTAACAATATACAGATGCAATTGCAGTTGTGGATTGCCGTTTAAAACCAAGGTTGAGAAGTACGGTCAGTAAGTAGAACTTGCATGAAGGCTATACGGACCAGTAACATACTCCATATTAACAGAACACTTCAAATCCTAATGGGAAGCATCCATCCAAGTTCTGTATGATGTCTGATCAGTTGTCTTGTATGGAAGCAAACGACATTATGAACCGCAAATCAGTTTGTCTCTTAACAAACTTCAATTCTTCGAAAGGAATGACTTTGTATGATGTTCACCTATTGATGGGCAAGAAAATCAGCCACTAATGCAGTTAGCAATTAACAATTTAGGTTGCCTATGTTAAGCCCTTTGGGGTGACCCTTCCCCAATCTTGCATTAACGTGGAATGCTTGTAAACAGGCTGCCCTTTACTAATGTTTCTTGGAATATCAATTGAATTATGATATATTTGTATCTTGTGTGAGAGCATATTTGAATATAAAGTTGAGTCTTTAATGCTTTTGTGGTATGTGCATGggtaaaagagtgttttggttGGATTATTGAGGTTaatttttaacacaaattttacCTTTTTGACAGGCAATGCAAACACCATTCAGGGGATACCTTCAGGAGATGCTTGCCCTTGTAAGTTTTATACTGATAATGTAAAATATAAGTGATTAACTACTATATGACTATGTGGTGTTTCATGCTGGTTGTTACATATAATATTCCtggaatttttttctaatttcctTGGAAATCTTATTGTCAAATGCTTTGCATAGATTGTTAGATGCTAGAAGTATTGTTGGGCAGAGCTGCATCATTTATTGGAATATTGTAGCTTAATTGatgatttatatattttctattgAAATATGGAGAAAAGAACCACTGATATTTCCCTTCTTTAGTCTTTTTGGTGTGTGCCTACTTGAAGAAATAGATAAATTGTTGATGTTTTGCCAATTCTGGCTCTTCCAGTTGTACTTAGTTGGCTCTAAAGGTTCGAGTGTTTTAGTGTTCCAGAATCCAGACTCAAATAGATTTGGGCAGAAGTAACACTAGCGCTACTCTTTTCTTTTCACCTAATATAATTCTGGTCTACACCCTAACACATTTTTCTATACCCATGACTAGAAGAGGAAAGAGAATAAGCGAATAACAGACTTCTGCTTTTTGGGGCTTAGGGATGgtcatttgatttgattttgtgcTGGCCACATTTTTCTTGGGGTACAATCTGAAGTTTATTATGTAACATTATAAAATCATTCGATTTCTAGATTCATGTTTTCTTGTAATTTGATGAATGTACTATAATAAGTTTTTGAACACACAAGGAATTTCTGCTAAGATTTGTGACTGCTGAAGCTGGCACTGCTTTTCTTTCAGGTGAAGAGGGAGAAAGCGGAGCGTGAATCCTTGGGAGGCTTGCCCCTATATCAACGCACCATTCCTTAAATGCATAAATGTTGTTGCATGAAGCTATTCTGAATGCCGCGGTACCTTGGTTGAAGTTTTATTTGTTGTTTTGGTAGAATATTTAATGCACATCTTCGCATAGCGCTATATGAACCTAATTTTTGAAATGGTATATGTATGCCTCAACCATTTTCTAATAATAGGCAACGACAAACCGGTTTGCCTTGAAAATTCATAGGCTTgttttttgttctctttgttcACGGTTGCTTTTATTTAATTCATGGGTACCACCAATCTCTATTGAGAATTTGAGATTAATCTGAAAGTATATCTAGCCTGTACACAATTCTAAGTTGTTGCCCGACTTCAgaaaatataaacttttaaaatttcagAACACAACACTAGGGGTGGAGGTAGAATcagattaaaattcaaattaaaattcttcgtagagtaattcattaattttatttgactagtatttttatatataatattataatatcatGGTACcaacaaagaatataataatattttatttggattatttatttgattaagttaaactataatttaattatcaaaatactaattaaataatGTTTTAGcaatgatttaaattttaaacacttGCCACTGTGCGGTTTCATAGATTAATAAATACTCAGCGGGGGAAAATAAATCCCCTATTAAatgttgttaaattagttgtgTTATATGATACTGAACGAGTCGTAATAAACTTCTTGGCGTGTAGTACCTCGACAATCTGATAGTATAGAATATGTTtagttattttgttatttaattttatgattagAGGCCACTCTGATAAAGATGtttaaaacgttttttttttttaaatattttcatattgtgttttaattggtttttgtataatttattcggtatttttcatcacatattattaaatttttcaaaagattttctttccaaaaataataaaaaatatttaatttagactaaaacaaaaaaggtaatagattaactattagattttttttaaaagattatttacataaaaaaatatatcacattcatatatatatatatatatatatatatatatatatatatatatatatatatataaacaagctcttaaaatttttataaataaaaaaataattaatttttattcgtataatatataaaataattattatattattattatattatagattaaaatttactaatttaaattttgtttttatttttaatataaacattagaaataaataaattttttataacaagatgtaatgtaacaaaatatatataatattaattagtttttaaaaattttcgaaaatgtgatttttttctaataaaatgttattaaaaaattaacattataaaaattaatttcaaccaatataatataataggttattaaatatatttaatacaaaacatattgaatataaatttttattgagtttaaattttaaataatttttaattgaatttcgaatatttttattttaaagagttagaatattttaacatcattttttcgtatttttttaattgagtctttgattttttaaattataaaccttatttataattaagagtaatgttttaataccaccaattagtcacacatataaaaatacaagaacaattctattgtcataattataatctaactttataagcaatacaatacaatgaaactatatataagtaatataactaaattttatctacattTATAGTCACATTtcacaaataatataattaaattatatttatgtttataattaaaatatgaataaatacaaaaaattatcagaATACTTAATTTTTCtcgttcataattttttattatttttgttgtgaaaagtttaattattttaataattaattattttttaaaaaagataattgaataacacaaaaaagtcttattaagagtaatttatttatatatgattaaaaaataattgaataattatatatggtaaaaaattaatattattaaaaaataaaaataaaattcattttaaaattaaaaataatgtttatttaaaaataaaattaaaaatcatattttttttcttttttccaaaatttatctacgaataattctataaatattttatgatgaataaaaatattaaactcgtactaaaatttattctaataaaatttatttttattctactaaacgttgaataaactattgaaaagaattttgttttctctattagagaagaatgataaacttccatacttctattatgttatggcaataatttggcctgttattttttaatgtaaataataataataataataataataataataataataataataataaaaataataataataataataaacaagtatATCACAGTAAAAAAGGAAGCACatcaccaaataatttatcatccgaattatatctgaatcaaattgataatatgagggctaacactacaaaaatcgataacaaggttagggacttacaaaacctttcttaagatcatagaaaaaaaaacgtttatatttgtgtgatatataaaacaattatcatattattattattattacattatatatatatatatatgagcaaaaaaagtccaactgttttaaagtaaaattttcttttaatatttgacTAAATGTTCTTCTATTTAGTACTTTTGTTTTGGCACTTCCTCTtaatataatcattataattttttagttattattgctagggGTGTTTACAAATGGGAATATGGGTTATGACTGAAAATTCGATCCAATCCGCACTAAACTTGttagatcaaattcgatattcgcactttttatatttggatcagatatcaaatatatccataaaataaaaaatattaaaaaaaattatttttataaaaaaaagtcaataattttttttgtttacttttgtaaacatatttacttctatctgattagagtgtggatccgattcgatccaatctGATCATCTTATAGATCAGATCATATCCTCAAAAGCAACCTCTACTTGCCATTTAGCCATTGCACTTTTAagtattatatttgacaaatactaattatatagtatacataaatatctaatttaatttaatttttattttttctatttttaaaattaattatattttaattatatactattattaatataaatataaatttcactaaaaatttattaatttacttgatctattttattgctagtattgtgattaaggttatttgttttgatgttagtgttaaaatctactgatattatagttagatgataggctttgtgaattaattatttttttattgtgtcaaaataagatactattatagtattaaaattttataattttttttatattagttatttttagaagttgagatttgattcttcataaaatgttagtgaagatatgtatttcaaattttaattttaagtttttaactattttatattttatatttacgtgagaccaATTTTATCGGTTCAACAAGTGATTTATcgattgaaccaataaaccagtaaaccaatagtttgaccggttcgatcactggttcggttctaacaactgtttcaatctaatttcaaaaatttcgatttactcaatttagtctcccaacttaatagttatgactcacattttctaatcttatttttgtcactgtctcacaaaatcgttaacgacatgctgagatggactaacgactgttacattatacattctagcgacTGTTTGATGTGACAACTGAAATtctttttaccttattttttttcaactaaacacttaaaaccctaatatgagtcacggatacttaagttaaaaaatcaaactaagtaaattaaaactttaaaaatcagattaaaactcgaatataacttcaaaacagaactttaacttatgtagtgattaatttaaatgtgaatcaaataaatcaaaatttaacataatttttatcaatgttttcaaattcaaaatttctataccaaaattaactaggatttttctttaaattaaaaatttaataaaatagtgactttaattatcttaaccaatgtcctaattaattatttttatatcttaaaaAACTGTATATGaggagaaaataattaatttgtctactttaataaatagttattttactaaaatgaaagcaactattttttttagaattttttaagaactaattaatattatatatattttgttacactacatttagttataaaaattttatttatttctaatgcttatattaaaaataaaaaaaaatttaaattagtgaatcttaatatataatat contains:
- the LOC112755675 gene encoding cytochrome b-c1 complex subunit 7-2, mitochondrial, encoding MASSFIQSFIDPKKNWFAAQHMKAISKRLRRFGLRYDDLYDPYYDLDVKEALNRLPKEVVDARHQRLKRAMDLSMKHEYLPEDLQAMQTPFRGYLQEMLALVKREKAERESLGGLPLYQRTIP